CATcgatcaaagtgagtgagtgagtttatttctacgccgcactcggcaatattcaagctatatggaggcggtctataaataatcgagcctggaccagacaatccagtgttcaacagcaggagcatcgatctgcgcaactgggaacccatgacgtgtcaaccaagtcaacgagcctgaccacccgatcccgttattcacttcttacgacaagcatagtcgctttgcacggcaagcatgggttgctgaatccCTATTCTccctcggaccttcacgggtcaatcgATCAAGGCATGCATTGAAGTAATATACTGAAACGCAACTTTAGAAAATaacatgaaatctcataaaagaaaGCGGTCACGTTTTTGTCTTCTAACCATCAACTAGACAGAAAAAACCCGTTGCGTTTCTTAACGTCATGACGATAACAAAAGCACGTACCTTCCACCCCATCtcccgacacacacacacacacacacacacacacacacacacaataaataaaagcctgttcattttgaaaaacaaaaaaaataaagttCGCTATGACTATTTTCCTACTGCTAATGTATGCAAAAATGTGCCACCACGTCTGGCTCGGGGTGAATATTATCTTCCACGAACAACATTATGTGTCAGGACTTTTTCTGGTCTGAACTGAATACAGCATGACTCATTATCCCAGGTATTCCCGTATATAAATAGAGCCGGTGTTTTGTGAACGGTGTCAGTCACAACACCGTCTATTGGACAGCAGTCATAACGGCTCCTTGATCTTTCTGAAGGTAACCTTTCATTCTCTTCGGTTTTATTGTGCAGTTTGAATGATTTACGATGAAAGGTAGACTGATTTACTCGCACTCGCCAGTTTCCTTGTTACGGGATTACATAACGTTAACGATGCAGCAGGAGGGAGgaggggtgtggtgtggtggtggggTTTGGTGGGTTGATTAATTAGGATGACTGAAGGATCACATAGGATTAAGACAGTTCACCTAAACACGATTCATTCCCATATTTTACTTTATTTCACATGCACATGGTAGATTTTGACATAATGATCAAGCACTACCTCTTAGAACATCAACAATGTGTAAGCAGCAATCAAATGTGTAACATATCCTATCCATTCACGAGATCTGTCACATTTCAACACATTCAACAGTCTCCAAATGGTTTCAGATATCTCGTTGACCCCCCTCCCCCTACTGATCAGTGACAAAGTCAGTAAACTGCAAAAGTCTAAGATAGTCTCCATTCCTCTTCTTGACTCTGAATTTATGATCCACACCGACATACACACACGTGCATATGTTATGTGATGTGCATTGCATTGCATCGTATTATATTGTCCTTTTTCCTGTCTCATGTATATATCTTGCCAATACCATCctggtgtacatgtgtatgtaatgtgtatatatacatgtgtatattcagTCATGTACCACCGTTGGTGGAAGGTGAGAAAATAATTACCTTCGAAACTTTCGGTATCACCTTTTGCCATTCGGGCAAGTTTTTGtatttaaggagtaagaggattatgaGGTATGGTCGAcaggatttgtttgtttggttggttaacAAATCCCTCACTGCCTTTAGAGGGTAGAGCGAATGAATTGTTTTCAGTTAttaaatagagaatctcacccaagtatctagtgatatcaaatatatcaacacgagttgataaagtaaccttttttacctttatcaaccagtgttgatataattgatatcagtagacatgaggttgagattctatttatcatccaaaatcattattcattagttttcaacgaaacatgtacatctctgaacacagcactagcattagatttgcagtgcaacgatggcatagcattgtgatgtcatcgagttcatgacgtcatgtcattatcagggcattgtgcaaaatctactgtcaaaatgatatctcctaggagatatcgtctgatctcacacaagcgatatctcctgtggaacgcagttttggatgataaattgcTGGTCTATAACTAACCATTTGCAGAAACATACCCATCCCCACTCTTCTCCCAAACAGGTGTGCACTTTCTTTTGTACCTCAGTATAGTTCGAAAATGTCATAGCTGTATGTCGAACAGAGAATGTTACTTAATATACCGTTATTCACTACTGTCATATGGGTGTTGTAGCTAGAATTAGACCTGTTTCCGTCCTAACAATGTAGCACGAGAGATAAGAAACCGTTCCATTACCGGCTCCCcgtgaatacatgtatgtaaaatTGATGACTCGGTGTTTCTATATAATCCCTTTTTGCCAGTTTAGGAAAGAAAGGGAAAATTGCAAATAACGTCAAATGCATCTCGTCAAGTGCAAACATAACAATGACATATTCTTCGGGCAATTATATGACCTGAAAAGCAAAAATTGTCCGATTTTTCACAATTCATGACTGCTCATTTCTCAATGTTGTAATCGACGCTATAAGAGCCACGATTTTCTGAAACATCGCCTCCCGCTCTTTACTCCTAACGACACTAAcaggagtgagtatggttttactgaGAGCTACATATTTACCTGTCAGGAAGTTATGCAGTTTgaattcacctgatgaaggggcaaaacgtagcccagaaacgtcgtggtTTAAATAGTAAataagttgttcatccataccATATCttattatgtatgttgtaagaTTGACAACTCACTTGATGTCCGATTGTCTACACGTGAAGTATTCATCATGAAATTAAGTTATATCTATTTCTGAACACCTTCACTTTGCTGTATTCTATTTTACAGGTATCTCAAGTCACAATGGTGACAATACAATCTCTCCTAGTCATCTGGATATTCAGTGGATGTCTCTCTACCTCCAGTACCTTTGACATCTTTGACGAGAAGACGAACCTTATAAGCCTCATTCGGGCGTCGGCCTCCTTGGACCCTAACACAGAAACAGTTGGCTACGGAAATGGAACAGTCTACGTCCGTTTTCCTGGAAAGCCAATCCAGAGGATCTTCTACTTTGAAGGGTTCAACATCGCCAGAAAGGTTAAAACGGAGAAAGGATTCAATTCAATGTCAAGAGAAGTGTTTGTGTACCGCGATCTGGACACTGCAGAGATATTAAGCGTCTGGATGAATCCGTTCACAAAGACAGCCAATGAGGTGTTCAACGTCGCTAATGATCCCATTGATACGCCACAGAACTATGGCGGCGACAGGAAAACCATCCTGATCCCACCCGAGCGAGTCAGCTTCAACGAGGACGTCTTCCTCCAGTTCCCAAATGTCCTTGATCCGAAAGATTATCCCAAATTTTCATCCGGACCAATCTACCAGGGAGATGAGCTGTTCGAGTACTATACCAATCTGACAGAGTTGGCCACATCAAACGCATCCTCGATCCAAATGATGGGTTCCTGGTTCAGAAGAGGAGAGTTCCTGCCTTGGATGGAGATGGGCGACACTCCAGGATGGCTGTACTACCATCAGGCCTTCTGGAAGCTAGTCAACGGGTTTGACGATGTGGCACCTGACCTCTTGAAGTACGTGGAAGAATATTATCCTCAGTACCTGCATGCGCCTACTACATTCAGGAACAAAATGGTGACGAGTTGGGATGTGTTCAAGAAGGCGATTGACGCTCGTCGGGCTAAGGGTGACCCCGATATCATCATCCCTCAGGTGGACATCGAGTCAAATCTGAAATCAAAACGAAACTCACTTGACCCTAAGATTGTGGACGCTGCTCTGAAACGAGGGTACTTCAGAGTATACTTTAATGGCAGCGTGTACTCTGAGATTACAGGAAACGGATCTGTAAATTTGTTTAACTTTGATGGACATGTTCAGCTGAGGTTTTTAGGCCTCGGTGTTGATTCTTACAAGGTGGAAGTTGAGATTAATGGCTTATATCATGATCCAACCACGGGAAAAGTTCTCGAGTACTTCGATAACCCGATCGTTGGCAAAACTCAGAAGGTTCAAAACTTCTGTTACAAGGTAATGGCAGAGATACCCGTATCTTCAGCTTTCTCCTACCCGCTCAAAGGGATGGATCTGCAGACTGTGTTGTATCATGAATCGTACAGTGTTGTACACCCTGACACTCTGACAGAGGATTGGGCTATCAATATGGTCAGTCTGTTTGCTGAAGATAACCAGCTGGACCAGGACTCACCCTATTTCTATGGGACATGGGTTCGCTTCACCAGCTGGTTGTCCTGGTTCGACATGGACAGCACTCCAGGGAACATGGTGTGGAGGATGAACTTCTACAAGATCGAGGATGACCCAGCTCGTGTATAATAGCTGTGTATCGGGGCAGTGTTTGTTGTATTTCGTCCGGACAGAGTGTGACCCCGACCCGTGTAGTTTAGTGTTGCTGGTGCACCAGGACAAGATTTGGAGGGCGTATTTCTTCCAGACAATATATGGCCCCAGCCGTGTAGGACAGGCTTGTGAGATATTATGGAAGGTTTACCTCTCCAAAAGAGGGTGGCTCTAGTCGTGTAGGGTACTTTCTATGTACATGGTGAGAAGGTATGAAGGGTGTACTTCTACCAGAAGTGACCTCGGTAGTTGAGAATAGtttctatatatatttatgtcagAACAAGGTATGGAGGGACTGCTTGTGCTAGAAGTGACGACAGTAGTTTAGTATAGTTTCGATACTTTTACCAGATAGACGATCACCTAGATAGTGTGAGACCATTCCTCAGTGCACCTTGTTCCTTGAAGGACGTGAGAGTGAAATTCACGTTTGAAGAGAGAAGTTGTCTCTACTATCTAGGATAGATAGGCAATGGTGTCGATTGGTTGTTGTATATAGCAGTATTCCTGCACTGTGATGACTGTGTGTAAATACCCGAgtgtgcaccagacaatccagtgattgacatatgTGCATCGATCTGAACAATTGTGTTACGATGACATACCTCACCCAAGTGAGAcggtctgaccatccgatccaatTAGTTTCCTCTTACAAGCTTGGGTAAGGTCTACAGAAGATCTATTCTAACGCCACGGGTCAGACATGTGGTAGACTTTCTTTGACAGGACTGAAGAAGGCCCCCTTGACGTGTCTGATAGATGTGATCACATTCGTCAAACGTACAAGTAGTTTGATCAGGTTTGAAGACACATGGACCATTTCCGCTGTCCTCTGTATGTTACTGGCGACCAATAACCAATGACTGTATTGTGTTGTTAACAATTAGTTTTTAATGCTCTTAAACTAATTTTATAAGATATGTGATTATCTAGATCTACTGTTCCTCGATGACAGGATtttaaaattttcagattttagtttgatatatGATTGTCTCGTCACGTTATGCCACTGCAAACGTGTCgctacattttaactcactcactcactctgtcacttaCATAGTCTTTTTACTTCAGCCagcatccacccatccatctcTTGTACTATGGTTTGACGGATACAAAGATCAATGTTGACATGGAGGATGCATTCATCCGTTCAGGTTAAGAAACGTAACCGATGTGGGTTCATCAAATTCACACATCAACCAGATATTAGATATACAGGAAGTCTTGATTAGTCCAGTTTATGCCCTGGAATATATTCAGTAATACACAAATAAAAAGCATATATTAACATGCATTGCGTCCAAATGTATTTTGTAACCTTTTAAACAACAGCTGCGACTGAAACTTCTAGTTCACATGATAATTATGAAGATAATGCCGCACTTAAACCTCATGATGGTTGTATGAGGCGACATCTAGGTGTGTTTAATGCTGTTACAAATACTCGTACAGCCATACTTACTTGTTCACCTTAACCTGTTCCTTAACTATCTACGATGTATTTGTGTGGTCTGTCCCAAGCagtttgtgatggtggtgagaGATGTCATCGAGTTGTCTTTAACGCTGTTACAGATACTGATACAGTCATTATGACTTGTAGACCTGATACAATCTACGATGTATCTGTGTGATCTGTCCCAAGCAATCTGTGATGATGGTGAGCGATGTCAGGTAGTTGTGTTAAGGCTGCTACAAATACTGTCACATCCATTATATAACCTGTAAAtctgggtctcctttcacaaagcagtaaggtgatcgtaagtcactaaggtaaccttagtgcagtgttaaagaatggcagTTAAGGTTAACCCTGGTAAAGGTTCCTTCGTGAGAGGAGCACCTTATCCCTTACAATCTACGATTTACCGGAGTTATCTGTCCCAAGCTGTCAGTGACAGATGTTATCCAGTTGTGTTTAACCCTGTTACAAATATATGACACAACCATTACAACCCGTAGAGATGTTCCTTTACAATCTATTTATCTGCGTGATCTGCCCCAATGGGCTTCATAAATTGtctcgtgtggggaatcgaaccagcgccttcggcgtgacgagagtgagtgagtgagtgagtgagtttagttttacgtcgcacttagcaatattccagctatatggcgacggtctgtaaataatcgagtctggaccagacaatccagtgatcaacaacatgagcatcgatctgcgcaatggggaaccgatgacatgtgtcaatcaagtcagctagtctgaccacccgatcccgttagttgcctcttacggcgtgacgagagaagtAAAAATAACTTTTTGATATGTCGATGAATAACATGACGTAAACATCATGTATCTAATCAGTCGGATGTTCGCATTTCTGCACACGCAAGGTCAGATCAAGTGATTCAAAGGTCAGATGTCTGAAAAGAACGATTTTGTCTACTTGCCTCATCATTCGCCATTTGCCCCTTGTGGTATTGTCAAGCATTTAATTACACTTACTTTTCGTTATTCTGAAAAAGGGATATAATGCGACAACCCGACTGTTCTCAAGATCAAGGTTGTGGAACTGTCGCGTTTTCTTAATGTGTATCATTTATTACTCGCTCTGTCTGCGTGTCAGTGTGACAATGCGGGAATGACCCTTCCAGTATTCCACAGATGAGATCACGTTTCGGGTTCACAAGGCCAGTGTAATTTATGAAAAAGTAGCAGCAATGATGACATAAATGACTGCTTGACTTTGGACTTTGGTCAGTCCGTACTCTCGCCATACGTCCTATGGACACGAAGCTGGTTGTAATAAGTACAAATGACAGCAAAGCAGTCCATGAGGTCGCTAAACATTAGCGTGTGTGGGTGAgaatgattttacgccgcatttagcaataattcGGCATGTCAGAATGTTACCATGCCAATTTGACATTTATATCTCAGAATTCTATTCAACTTAGAAGTTGCTTAATAAATGATCGTAGTTTCAAATCGCTGCATGTCGCTGGTTTGTATGTAAACAAGGGGGTATTCACGTTAAATGATACATCGAGAACATATTCGGTTGGCCTAAATTAATTAACacggtccggggtagaataggccttcagcaacctaggTTTGCCAGaaaaaaggcgattatgcttgtcgtaagagacgactaacgagatcgggttgtcaggcgcgctgacttggttgacacgtcatcggttccccattgtgcggatcgatgctcaagttgatcacttgattgtctggtctagactcgattatttacacaccgcctccatatggctggaatattgctgagtgcggcgtaaaagtaaactcaccgaacgtgcatttgtttcactatcAAAACGGTGGAACACATGAGAACATCTCATAAGCACTACAGCTTGAAAAACTCGTTATGGTCCGGTGCACAATTTAAGTGAAAACCGTTAAAACTACTACGCCTAACCCCTTGTACTACATAACAATAGTAGCaactatgatcatttgttaaaccaTTGTTAACCTGATGTGAATAAAATTCTGTTTTAAATgctcagttggcaaggtaaaataaTACGCAATCTACATTCCACTATGTTCGGGATCAGGTagtgaggctcgctgacataGCTGACGCATTCCTTGTCTGGCCCATTCTCGAtcatttactgaccgccgccatatagcgggaatactgctgagtgcggggtcAAACAACGAAGACTGCCTTCCTATTTTGAACACTGGACTTCTCCGTGCCAGCCTAATGCGCACGTAAAATCGCTCCACGCCG
The window above is part of the Haliotis asinina isolate JCU_RB_2024 chromosome 1, JCU_Hal_asi_v2, whole genome shotgun sequence genome. Proteins encoded here:
- the LOC137278739 gene encoding uncharacterized protein, which codes for MVTIQSLLVIWIFSGCLSTSSTFDIFDEKTNLISLIRASASLDPNTETVGYGNGTVYVRFPGKPIQRIFYFEGFNIARKVKTEKGFNSMSREVFVYRDLDTAEILSVWMNPFTKTANEVFNVANDPIDTPQNYGGDRKTILIPPERVSFNEDVFLQFPNVLDPKDYPKFSSGPIYQGDELFEYYTNLTELATSNASSIQMMGSWFRRGEFLPWMEMGDTPGWLYYHQAFWKLVNGFDDVAPDLLKYVEEYYPQYLHAPTTFRNKMVTSWDVFKKAIDARRAKGDPDIIIPQVDIESNLKSKRNSLDPKIVDAALKRGYFRVYFNGSVYSEITGNGSVNLFNFDGHVQLRFLGLGVDSYKVEVEINGLYHDPTTGKVLEYFDNPIVGKTQKVQNFCYKVMAEIPVSSAFSYPLKGMDLQTVLYHESYSVVHPDTLTEDWAINMVSLFAEDNQLDQDSPYFYGTWVRFTSWLSWFDMDSTPGNMVWRMNFYKIEDDPARV